The Sporosarcina ureae genome includes a region encoding these proteins:
- a CDS encoding DUF2187 family protein, which translates to MAFPRKDRPVSDFVASRYVDEVISFNRNEHEVSGTIHKILENSVIVKISEEDAENIGAASNMTVVAHKNYTVL; encoded by the coding sequence TTGGCATTCCCACGAAAAGATCGTCCAGTTTCTGATTTTGTAGCATCACGGTATGTAGACGAAGTCATATCTTTCAACCGTAATGAACATGAAGTTTCCGGAACCATACACAAGATTCTCGAAAACTCCGTCATTGTGAAAATTTCTGAAGAAGACGCAGAAAACATTGGAGCAGCTTCCAACATGACTGTCGTTGCACACAAAAATTACACAGTTCTATAA
- a CDS encoding metal-sensitive transcriptional regulator, translating to MEYDDKVKNRLKRLEGQIKGVLRMMEEGKDCKEVITQLSASRSAIDRTIGVIVSSNLIACMENLDEVDDRTQESIINEAVDLLVKSR from the coding sequence ATGGAATACGATGATAAAGTCAAAAATCGATTAAAGCGTCTAGAGGGTCAAATCAAAGGTGTCTTGCGTATGATGGAAGAAGGCAAGGACTGTAAAGAAGTGATCACGCAATTATCAGCCAGTCGTTCTGCTATTGATCGTACAATTGGTGTAATTGTGAGCTCGAATTTGATCGCCTGCATGGAAAATCTAGACGAAGTGGATGATCGTACGCAAGAATCTATTATTAACGAAGCGGTGGATCTTCTAGTAAAGAGTCGATGA
- a CDS encoding LysR substrate-binding domain-containing protein — MTNRTNAEFTQTTALKGTLRIAASPVISQAVLPDVLTRLHAKYPDMRLELTTASPSNILRLLKSKKADIGCSELDNLPLSKAFMQDELLLFASATHPLAHKKSSSILDLQNTHWILPDTEDPSRSLIDQALQQYGVQAKPTIMDSPESIKQAVLSGLGIAILSRHSCKHELATGELTVLHYKVTPIQRTFYTGTYSNTNEVQAFLSELEAYCRLWQVN, encoded by the coding sequence TTGACCAATCGTACAAACGCAGAATTCACACAAACCACAGCACTCAAAGGCACTTTACGCATTGCCGCTTCACCGGTTATTTCGCAAGCTGTTCTACCCGACGTTCTCACTCGACTACATGCGAAATACCCCGACATGCGACTGGAACTGACGACTGCTTCACCTTCTAACATTTTGCGCTTACTCAAAAGCAAAAAGGCCGATATCGGTTGCAGTGAACTAGACAACTTACCATTGTCAAAAGCATTTATGCAAGACGAACTGTTACTCTTTGCTTCTGCTACGCATCCGCTCGCACATAAAAAAAGCTCGTCGATTCTGGATTTGCAAAATACGCATTGGATTTTGCCAGATACGGAAGATCCTAGCCGTTCGTTGATTGATCAAGCTCTTCAACAATACGGAGTACAAGCAAAACCCACTATAATGGACTCGCCGGAAAGTATCAAACAAGCCGTTCTGAGTGGACTAGGTATTGCCATTTTATCGCGCCATAGTTGCAAACATGAACTAGCAACAGGTGAACTCACCGTACTCCATTATAAAGTTACACCTATTCAACGTACGTTTTATACAGGAACCTATTCTAACACCAACGAAGTACAAGCATTTCTCAGTGAACTCGAAGCCTATTGTCGTCTATGGCAAGTCAACTAG
- a CDS encoding DMT family transporter — protein sequence MNKFLFGMLVVITTALMGSSFAIGKIGLEYSSPLLLVALRFTIAGAIMAVVVKIMKKPHPKTFGEWKWLVLIGSLQTAAVMGCIFIALRTITSGETSILTFTNPLLVVVIGTLVLKIRYRLQQWVGVICGLFGVFITMGGHLDWKIGTVLGFLSAVAWACATLLVKVHGYRFDTWVMTAYQMLFGGLILFLASYVLEEPFFVANPLSLAILGWLAIAASIVQFSIWFYLLQTGNPERTSAFLFLAPFFGTLSGWVLLDEKLSMSLILGGMLISLGIFLVNWRSKRELNKGLVDLP from the coding sequence ATGAATAAGTTTTTATTCGGTATGTTAGTTGTCATCACGACTGCTTTAATGGGATCGTCATTTGCTATTGGGAAAATCGGGTTGGAATACTCTTCACCGTTGTTGCTAGTCGCATTGCGCTTCACTATTGCAGGAGCCATCATGGCGGTAGTTGTGAAGATTATGAAAAAGCCACACCCTAAAACATTTGGAGAGTGGAAGTGGCTTGTGCTGATCGGCTCATTGCAGACCGCTGCAGTGATGGGGTGTATTTTTATAGCGCTTCGCACGATTACGTCAGGTGAAACGTCGATTTTAACATTTACAAACCCATTGCTTGTTGTGGTCATCGGAACACTAGTACTGAAAATTCGTTACCGCTTGCAACAGTGGGTTGGTGTGATCTGTGGTTTGTTTGGGGTATTTATTACAATGGGCGGTCATTTGGATTGGAAAATTGGTACGGTGTTAGGGTTTTTATCGGCAGTAGCGTGGGCTTGCGCGACGTTGCTTGTCAAAGTACATGGCTATCGTTTTGATACATGGGTGATGACTGCTTATCAGATGTTATTTGGCGGATTGATCTTATTTTTAGCGAGTTATGTACTCGAGGAACCATTTTTCGTAGCGAATCCATTGTCATTGGCGATTTTGGGATGGCTTGCGATTGCCGCTTCCATTGTGCAGTTTTCTATTTGGTTTTATTTATTGCAAACAGGAAATCCCGAAAGAACGAGTGCATTTCTATTTTTGGCACCGTTCTTCGGGACATTGTCGGGATGGGTTCTGTTGGACGAAAAGTTATCTATGTCATTAATTTTAGGGGGCATGCTCATCAGTTTGGGAATATTCCTCGTGAACTGGCGCAGCAAACGAGAGTTGAATAAAGGACTAGTTGACTTGCCATAG
- a CDS encoding LysR family transcriptional regulator, translating to MEFKQLQYFVMVVQQSSFSEAAKKLHLSQPSLSKAIKNLESEVGFQLLERTTKRVQLTESGRVIYERALQILHEADILQQEIKEVKWTGSGSVQIGMIESVKNWLPSILLAHRQEFPSMHVKLIEVLGRGDVERALRQYAVHVCLTNQFIEASDIVTIPLYQEQLAVIMHPEHRLASKDSITLADLEEETFIVTSVGLQTRQDIFAAFAEEGVRMNICYEVERFETIVELVRENIGISIIPQKYFAHQSDPTLVIKTTNSKTLTRTVYLTYLEKRYMPPAIKVLIGSMQMQRDSSMNWKEGGELDE from the coding sequence ATGGAATTCAAGCAATTGCAGTATTTTGTCATGGTAGTGCAACAGTCGAGCTTTTCTGAAGCGGCTAAAAAACTTCATCTTTCACAGCCTTCACTCAGTAAAGCGATCAAGAACTTGGAGTCTGAAGTAGGATTTCAGTTACTTGAACGAACGACCAAACGTGTCCAATTAACGGAATCGGGTAGAGTGATTTATGAACGCGCATTGCAGATTCTCCATGAGGCAGATATTTTACAGCAAGAAATTAAAGAAGTGAAGTGGACAGGCAGTGGAAGTGTGCAGATCGGTATGATTGAATCGGTGAAAAATTGGCTTCCTTCTATATTATTAGCGCACCGTCAAGAGTTTCCATCGATGCATGTGAAGTTAATAGAGGTGTTAGGCCGCGGAGATGTTGAACGAGCGCTCCGTCAGTACGCTGTCCATGTTTGTTTAACCAATCAATTTATAGAAGCTTCGGATATCGTCACGATACCTTTATATCAAGAGCAGTTAGCGGTTATTATGCATCCCGAACATCGTCTGGCCAGCAAAGATTCAATTACGCTAGCCGACCTAGAAGAAGAGACGTTTATTGTCACGAGTGTTGGGCTGCAAACTAGACAAGATATTTTTGCTGCGTTTGCTGAAGAAGGAGTGCGCATGAATATATGTTACGAAGTTGAGCGCTTTGAAACGATTGTAGAGCTTGTACGAGAGAATATTGGAATTTCAATTATTCCGCAAAAATATTTTGCGCATCAATCCGATCCAACCCTCGTAATTAAAACGACAAATTCGAAGACGTTGACACGCACAGTGTATCTCACTTATTTGGAAAAACGTTATATGCCACCAGCTATTAAGGTGTTGATCGGTAGTATGCAAATGCAGCGTGACTCTTCTATGAACTGGAAAGAAGGGGGAGAACTAGATGAATAA